ATAATCAACACAGCAGGAAAACAAAGCCATACCAGGAAACCTCGAGATAACGAATTTATAAGGTTAACAGTGgcttaattaaatagaaagaagcAGGAAAACATGAAACGGAGCGttttttaattagttgttcATTTACATAGCCGAAAGGCAGTGTCCAAACTAATAAAaggtaaatatatttaaataaaaaaataatcgtcaataacaaataataaaattatatttttaaaaaaatttaagagacATAAAAGgctttaaacaagaaaaaaaataatagcatggATGTTATGAAGGTTAACCAGTTAAATATGTGACCTACTAATAAACTcaattggatttaataatttattttataatttttttaaaaaatcaaatataatatagtaaaatacaaaacaaaaaaacaaaaccaactctttttttttttttaaaaaaagaaagataatagACAGCATGTTGTCTGCTTTTTGCAGAATTCAACAACTAGAggttgctaaaaaataaaataaaaattagttttttcaattaaaaacttgtttttaaacatatttttactcAAAGCATCTAGAATGTGCCCTGAAAATCTTGATAAACCTATACATggtctaaaaaacaaaaaaataactcaaaaaacccaaaatctactCACCTGAAATTCTTTCCACAATCAAATATGTCTCTCAAGCAAGTTGAAAGGGAAAAGACATCTAGATAGAATTTcccttataaaataaaatttattgacaccaatatttactatttttgaggctcaaatagtaaaaaaacaactactttATCTTTTCACGTTAGAATCCGGCAAGCTTTTCTCATCTTGTAATAtaaagacttaaaaaaaaaaaatttagtattaaaattgaatttgaaacaactaaaaaaccgaccatccaaaaaaaattaaaagtgatcATTTACTTTATCCGTccttttcactttaattttcaatcattcaattcaatccttttctaaaaaagtagaaaattgggctcaattgaaaaaaaaaattggggaaTTGGCGGAGGATGAACAGTGAAAATGCTATAAGGGTTTAACTTCTGTTAATTAATTTGCCTTTGTAAAAGAAATATGTAAATCTCTAATTAACCTTCCCATCCCACCCTTACGGGGCACAcaaattaattgatatttgcTTAAAAAGATATTTGACTTTTATTCATATGAGTAATTCATACAAACAAAACAGAGCGAGGTGTAGAGGTAATTGGACACACCAGCTCCTCACCAACTGGCACAGAATATCACTTTTCCTCCCAGGATCAACTAAAGCCTGATGGAGGAATGTCCCTTCCGcaaacaactagaaaacaagaatcaaaaaaaaaaaaaaaggaaaaaaaaaagagtaagaatCATGTATTTTGGAGGATTGCCTTGAAGATGAAGCATGCATGCCCTTTACAACCctacatgataataataacaatgccATGCATCATCTTTCGGATCAATTAAGCAGCCTTGACGACGACAAGCAAGGAACCTAAACCCTCCCTCCGTTCACTGCCATTTATATAAGACTCCATCTTCTTGCACAAAACACATGTACTTGTGAACTAGTGTTGCCTGCATTGAGCTGTTAGAGTCCTCGAAATATTAACTCCAAAATCCTTCCATCCTTCTACAAATCTTAGTTTACTGCGCAACAATGGCCTCGCAGCagattataaaacatgttgccTCGCTACTTCTGGTCTTAAACTTCTGCATGTATGTCATTGTTTTGGGGATTGGAGGTTGGGCTATGAATAGAGCCATTGATCATGGCTTCATCATTGGTAAATCACCCTCTCTCTCGCCTTCtttactctctttttctttattaccTCTGATGCACTACTTGTCTTCGGCTAGCATGGTCTGTGTTCTGATTATGTTATCTGCAAGTTAATTTCAGGACCTGGGTTTGACCTTCCAGCACATTTCTCACCTATTTACTTCCCTATGGGAAACGCTGCCACTGGATTCTTTGTGATGTTTGCTTTGATCGCCGGAGTTGTTGGTGTTGCCTCGGCAATTGCTGGTCTTAATCACATCCGGACTTGGACGGGCGACAGCTTGCCATCTGCAGCCTCCGCTGCTGCCGTTTCTTGGACCCTCACTCTTCTAGCCACGGGGTAAGCAACCACCATCCACCACCTTTCGCCCTAGCTCTCTCTCAGCAACTCTTTAAGCAATCAACTATAAGTATTAGACAAGGTTCCATGTTTGGGGTAAAAGAAAAGTGATTTTCGATCTCAAGCCAGGTTAAAATGCTCAATTTAcgttcaaaaacaaaacaaaagaaagaaactgagAGATACATATGCTTCTTTCGTGCAGCTTCGCCTGCAAAGAAATCGAGCTCTCTATCAGGAACGCCCGTCTGGTAAGAATAACCAGAGATTCTTCACTTGTCATGTATAATTCAATGGCCAAGATTTCAACCTTGCGCAAAACCATGCACCAGAAACTGATCAcaagtatttttctttctgCAGAGAACCATGGAGGCGTTTCTGATAATCCTTTCTGCTACACAGCTTCTATACATGGCAGCCATCCACGGTGCCTCCTCGTTTAGGAGACCTTAAGAGAGAGTTCCTTTACGTATGCTTGGCgtgttttcattttcattttccgGCTCTCTCTGGAGcatgaaattaactaggagattGATGTTTTTTCTGTGTGATTGGTGTGGATCTGTATGAACAGGTAATTAACAAGGAAATGGTGTGAGcatcatttataatttcattatgaGGTCTCTTGCTTCTCTGAGACATCAATTGTTTATTCTTacagaataaataaattagactgTATTAATCAATTACTATTGCTTATTTAATGCACGTTGTTTTGGATCATCATTTGAATAAATTggaattctatttttattatttgttcttgGGGTAACCCCTAAACTAGATaatggcatatatatatataatggatgtgggtttaattataatttcaacaataaaatgtatattaaaatatatgatcttgttacataaattttttttttaattttttaatttaattacacaacaataaaattatttcttgtaaaaaaaagtaattattttgaacttcattgaaaaaaaaaaattatagcaggGTTCTTAATACACAAAAATGTGTATTAATACATTCacatgaaaacaaataataataaaatcattgaggaaatttatttatttttcaaaactttcttCTATGATTCATGTAATgctctcttttaaaaaaaaaaacaattataaaaatcataattcatTCCCAAAATGGATCCTCTTAAATATTTCacattttctattaaaataaattaaaagaaaaatagttggatcttaaatttatttttataaaatattcatgacaacaaacataaaaaatatgcataatAGGTTCACATTAAATAATTAACGAAATGATTACAACAACAATAGGAGTCATttgagaatatatattaaattgctTAATATCTAATGAAATAATAtctcaaatataatattatttttttaattgtaattaattttgattatattctaagaaaaaaacatgaagggtataaaaaaaataaacctgataataccataaaaaaatcattatctcatccaaaaataattttagttattttatatttacataaaagttaagcagaaattgtttttttttaaaaaaaaaaaaaacaagggtttTCAAAGAGAGCTCAAGAGTCTTATATATAGAAAACGAcatgttatttacattctttttttattattattaagattgAAGGATGATACATCGTAAacctaacttttttatatatagaaaacgaCATGTTATTTTCACTGATAATGTATTTTTCAgcagtaagaaaaaaattttaatcattaaCTAAAAACCCGGCTTAGCTGATGAATCTTGAAACCTCCAACTTAAATTATTTCCTAACTTGGATTTCATATTAAGCAAGTCAGGGGTTGATATAACACGGtagatgatatttaaaaaaaataatattaaaacaataatatatttaattaatgagatCGAGTTACCAAACTTATTAGTTTGATCTTAGTTTCAAGTGAATTtaataagtttggttttttaaactagttattatttaattacatagGGGAAATAAGTAATCACAgttaaataaccaaataaaataaaataaaaaatgattataatgGATTGCATTAAAAgtaagtttgttaatattacaaaaatatttatattatctcaCTCAAgaataaagagaaaattaaggctccgtttgtttgcaggaaagtgaattccttttggaaaatgaattccggaaaaatattttccgatgtttggtagtgttatggaaaatgaactggaaaacactttccagtgtttggttatgtcatggaaaatgagctggaaaataacttattaatattttatttttctcaagtttattaaaataatgaggaacaaatctaacaaattaaaaatttgaatgagaatgaaattgaaaaaaaatatataatttcataaattatctcaaataaaacaaataataatcaaaataatagggatcaaatctaaaattaaaaaaaaatgaaaaatgaagaaattaaaataataataatcaacatttcataaaattatttcaaataaaataagtaacaatcaaaagaatgaggatcaaattgataaataaaaaatttcaataaaaaatgataagaaaaaaacaaatagcaattataaaaataaggaccaaagttaatataaaaataaaattttaagagatgaaattgaaaaataaatattcaaaacaaaatatatatagcaatcaaaagtttgaggatcaaatttgatataatcagcaaataatgacatttctaaatttttcacaacttacagaaagtattttcccctcaaatttttcagaaaaacactttcctgaaaaccaagccaaattttccttttactggaaagtgttttccattgatcaacttttctactggcaaacaaacacaagaaagtttggaaagtgctttcccggaaatcactttccggaaaacaaacacagctaaaaggaaaacactttcctgaaaatcaagtcaattttttttttttgactaaaattgactggaaagtgttttccattgaccggaaagtgttttccgctgaccggaaattgttctccgttgaccaactttcctaataataaacaaacacaagaaagtttggaaaatgatttcccggaaactactttggAAACAAACAATGCCTAAATGGAATTTGATAagataatatctaaaaaatatattttaattaatttaatatttttctatatatatatatatatatatatatagacactttaaattaattaattcttaagaaggtaaattaatttttttaataaaaaaaatcagacatGGAGGTCTGAACAACTCACCATGTTTGGGCCATGTAAACGAACCCTAGGCCTAGACATGTAGTTCActcaatgtttttaataaaagtaaaaaacaacgCCTTGTAGGCAAACCTAGTTTCctattgaatgaaaaattaagctggtttttttaaacaaaaaaaaaaaactcatttttaacatatttttatctaaaacaacttttataacctatataaaaaaaaattctcaactaaaaaactcaaaattaatttaaaacacaattaaatgagaaaaatactTCTCAACCccaataatctaatttttttccaacaaatctccattgactatttttttttctctcatcaaaATCATACCAACTAACATTGTTCTCTCTCATCCatcatttttcaataattatctcttattttttgctaaatcattaataaatgagttttttaacTAAATCAAATCATTAATTGCAAAACTAAATCCTAAGCTAAAAAGACAAGGAAAATTAAGCAActgacatcattttttttgtttatttagctttttctttgtcataattttgatattcattttttatatttttcaaacaataaaatcaaaatctttttcataaaataaaacaccagCCAAATGTCGAGTGActttttcaaaatcaagataactatataaaaactagattaaaataaatgatcaaCCCTAAATTCAAATGACACaacattgaaatataaaattaaaaataataaaaatatcaataaaataaagcaaaaaaaaaaaaatagagttgacACCGGAGCTTTCTAGAAACAAAAgggatatcattttttttttatttcaattttaatcctttcattttcaatttgccaataatattttttatgatattaaacaCCAACCCgacatctaaatattttttaaaaaatcatcatgataataataaaattaaaaagaaaaatttgatgatcaaagcaaaataagtaccaaaaaaataaagaaaaaaaaagaaaagaaaacactacTATAATCCATAATGTTGTGAGGACGAAAGCAGTGTTTTCTTCGCAACCtttaatgcttttttattttattaattttaattttaattttagaccTCGAATGCCCATTATAAAACTACAAAACGAAAAGCAGTCATATGGCATCCATTCATACCAAAGTGCACAATTGAAGCAGAATCTAATAGAAggtaaattaactaaattacaaaaagaaaaggaaaattactACATCAATAATCCAGCTAGTAGCAATAATAGGAGAAGAAAGGGGAGGAGAAATGATGGGAACACCGAACCGGAAACATTATTTATGCACGCGTacgatcatagacgatggaggatagtccaaaccattgagaaataacttatgttttttggtttaatttatatggactttcagttgagttttattaatttggctttatttgttgggcttgatttaattaatgttggatattttatttaatgggccataagcccaattgcttattcaagttagggttttagtataaataccctacttctctaaatgttaaggacttttgatgattaatgaaaatttgcaagttttgcatccctccaaagcttctttctttctctcaagcttctttcttttcttgctttaattctttttacgtGTTGTCCCGCGTCAAGAAAACACCAATCTGCCCATGCTAATCAaaaatggaaggaaaaaaacacatacaacATGCGGTCTCTACtaacaccataaaaaatcaacaaggaaATCAGGCTCAGGCTTGGTCAGCTAAGCTAGGCACCATTGATGAAACTCAATAATTGCCAAGTTTATATAGTTGTTTTATCTATATAGGTTTTCTGCCATTTattgttttggaaaattttcTAAGAGATTCTAACTCTCGTATCTCAAACTTGTACAAACCAGATCCTTCTCAGATTCCCCATCCACGATAGCTTCCTCGCGCTAACTTCTGCAACAGATGTATGGGGTATCACAAAACAAAACGACAAGACAACAGCCATATGAAATGTGCAGAAATCTCATCTTTAGAGGGTAGTTGAACAAagcaagaaaaccaaaatatcaTCTCCACTTAAACCATAGTTGAACCAAATCAAGATAATAAGAAACAAGACCCCAGTAAAAAGAATCTGCAGATGGTGCCAATctgaaaaactttaaaaatggAAACCACCTCACAATTGGTTTTTTGAGTCAAGAATCTCTCCagatttattttctcaaaaaacaaaaagaaaaggtgaggGTACAACTCAAAATGAGGAAGCACCAAAGAATACGTGAGCAAAACTAGCAAACTGGACAAATTAGTATTTTCAACTACTAAAGAcgttttattgaaaattaaaaacaaaatatgatgtTCTGAAAGAAAAATCCCTAGATTTTCTATAGCAGAGAATTTATACAATTCCTAGGTTGTCTGTCAAAGGTGATACTAGCACCAGGTTAACAACCCCATTAAAAGCAACTCGTCAAATAATTATCTTAATAATGACTCATACTTCTCGAGAGTTATGAGCAACCATAATGTTGAAAAAGAAGAGCACGTATGTTGACTATAAGGCCTAAAAAGCAATAGGAATCCCAAGATCAGTAAAATTTagatgcactttttttttttcaatacatgaCAAATCTACAGAACACTTCAAAAGGCACATTTTGCACAACAGGGCATCAAAACAGATCACAACAAAATGGTACCTGAAAGACATCAGATCACATATATACATGCAGTGTATGTACAGGATCTCAATATCCAACCAAATCACGTTCTGATTAACTTGAGGGAATACTACTAACCTGAAATTATCTATTTGGAGCCTGTAAGAGCATCAAATATACCACAGCAACTCATCCACGATGTTCTTTCTGCTAGTCGTGGACCACAAGCAAGAAGAGGCTGCAGATGAATTAAGCAAAGCAGAACATATTCACTTGTTAATGcaacaaattcaagaaaaagaatgaCAGGCCAATCTCATCAACATGAAGAGACAAACCTTATTTTCAGTACTTTGACGAGCATCAGTGtatatagttttttcttcaCCATTACCAGTTTCGGCAGAATGACTGGCTGATGATACCAATGTTTTCCCTACATTTCCATATGCAGAAGAACCAGCCACATTTGCAGATGCCCTAACATTCTCATCTGAGATAGGAAAaactttatcttcatttttctttggcaCTACAATAGCCGGTGAAACTTCAGCAATCTCATTGGATACAGGCAACAATTTGTCCTCATCTTCCTCAAAACCAGATTCCACCACTTCCAGAACCTCTGGATTTTCAACTTGAGCAATCTCAATAACAACTTTTGCTGTCTCAGATATAGGCACCACAGGATTAACCAAATCAGCAGAAGCAGTTTCCAAAACTGAATTACTATCAGCTTCCTTGACTGGTTTCTCATTTTCAGGGATCTGCTTCACGTCTTCAGAAAAAGAaccattttccttttcttcatcaTTGGCTTCCTTTGATTTCTTCTCCAAAGCTTGAGACTCATTGCTGAAACTACAACTGCTAGAGCTCCCGTCATCTTCATCATGAGATTCCTTGGAAGAATCAACATGctcaataaaaacatttttactcTCCACATTTTGCTTAGAGTTCACTTCTCTCTCAATATTTACAGCAATGTTGTCCTCTGATTCAACTTTTAGGCTTCCTTCTGCATCCCCAGTGACTACCTCCATGGGCTTGTTCTGGTCGGCTAATGAATTAGAAGGCTTTGGGCCTCCCTTCTCAGATTCTCCATTCCCCTCATTAAATGGATGCTGGTGGTTGTGTTGGTCCTGTGATACAGGGGTACCAACCTCACCACCATCACTCTCTCTTTCATCATGGCTTTTTGGGTCATCATTTCCTGAAACCATTGATAAAACCACAAGAACTTACAGTTAGAAAAATGGTTAAAGAAAACGATTCCAATCAAATTTAAGGACAACAAAATGAACTAAGAAATGCTCATCAAACCAATATGTTTCTGTAATGAAAGGTAGGTGGGAACCCAATGATGGATTCAATacatcaattcaataaaaaaaaaaatggcatcaCTTCTACACTAGTGATAAGAGATCAACTAACGCTGTAACTCATATCCAATCaatttcattatataaaaaaaaaaaactgttgcgAACAGAATGGCATGATGATTAAGCTGCAATCAGGCATTTCAACTATACTCCAACAATATTCAAGCGAAGCAAGGAACCTCCATTAACAAATATACAATACAATGAATTGATCGCTAAACTTAACCTAATttagaaaaaagttaaacaTCAGGGCAACAGTGCTGTAGGTTAAAGTATCACAATCAAAATGTCAAAGAAATTCTTAAGCATAAaacactaggaaaaaaaaaacacatccacGCAATTCCAATCAAATCAAGCAAAACATGAAACATAAACAAATACATCTAATCCAaatgctaaaaaacaaaaacaagaattcaATCAAAACCAAGCTAAAAGAAGGGCGTGAAAAGATACCTATTAAACAGATTGCCAGAAAAACACCAAAAccagtagataaaaaaaaaaaaaacaaaaaaaaaacctatcaaaCTCGATCAACAGGTGATGATATCTACACTCATTAACCCAAAATCCGTAAAAACAACAACACTACGACAAGAGACCCAATCAAAACCAAAGGGTCATTGGTAAGTACCCATCACAAATTGCATGGAGAAATGAACCAATCCAATCAAACGCAATCAAAACAAGACTTATCAACAAAACCCATTACTCGGATTCAAATAACACACCTAACAGGCTCAGTAAGTGAGTGCATGATCGAGAGACAGATTGGCAAGTGAAGGGTTATTGTAGTAAAAAAGCGAAAACCCCTTggacaaatttgaaaaaagaaaataccttGAGGATTGTTGGTACTGATTGAAGAGTTGTTGTTGTTGGCCTCCTGTTCCCTCTTTTTCTTGGCTGCTTTCCTCTTCTTAGCACCGGATGGCATGATTGATTTTAGCTTTAACCCTTAATAACTCAATAATCTCTTTCTTGTGGGGCTGtcgaacccaaaaaaaaaaaagaatatgcaCAGATCCTGGGCtgtctccctctctccctctctctcactGTGGGCTTTGTATGTACAATAAACTGCAACGCAACAAAGAAAGGAGCACCTGGTAGTAGTTAGCAGAGATATGGTGTGAGAAGCAGAAGAGGATCGTGAAGACGATCTACTAACAGTagttatttgtgattttttttttccaaatgcCTTCATTTCAAGCGTCATATACGGCAGAGAGTGTCCTTCTCACTCACTCCCTGTACAATACGTGTGCGCGTCtgcattttctttgtttttttttttttttttcttgttaatatttttGGAGCAACCTTGTATggtaaattgtaaaattaaatttctacgttgaaaattatcttaattcaataatgctttttattattgaagTAAGGGTATATATTTCTGAGAAGTACTATTGTCAGAACTTGAACTGGGGTTTAAACTTTAATTACTGGAGATATACACGTTCCTTAAATTTAAAAGCAAATCTATAGGGTGAACAGGATTATTAATGGAGGGGATTTTAGAAAtacggttgtttttttttttaaaattaatattttttaatttttaagatattttgatgttaaaaataatttttaaaaaaaataaaaaatatatttttatatgttttaaaatgaaaaatattttaaattaaaaaaaaaaaaaaagggtagaaCCGTGTTATTagaaaagatatttatatttaagaaaatggaTGGTGGCTTTAAGCATTTATTACGGAGGGACAGGCAGGCATGTCGGCTGCAGAATTTGGCTTTTAGTGGAAGGGATTTGGCTGTAGTtggttattaaatattttgttttgtgttataatatagattaataatttattttatttttaaaaatttatttttaatatatcttaaaatgatttaaaaacaataaaaatatattaatttgaaattaataaaaatttaaaaaaatttaaattttttttaaaatacttttaaaaaaaaaaaagctccgTAACTGTAGGATTTGGCGGatgatgtttgttttttggaaTGGGTGGCGACTTTTCTAGATTTGATGAGGTTGGATTTGGGAAACAAAAGGTGACATGAGGGTTTTTTTTGGCACTATGTCACCTCTGGGcccctttctgttttttttttttttttttttttttttttttttttttagaaaaaagctGCTAATTTTTACTAGATAAAGTTTCTCGAGTGGGAATTTTGGTGGGATCTGGTTTtgaatttgagatgaaaaaGTACTGCTCCAAAAAGTTACATTGACCTCAAATGTAATCTCTGCTTTAAATTTGAAAACCATATTGGCACACGGTTTGCTGTTGCTACCAAACCTAAAAGACTAGATAGTGTAGGTATTTTATATAGCTCAATTCACGGTAAAATGTATCTTAGGTTacggtaaaattatttttatgttttttggtctaaaaaaaaattaatcttcttCTGTAGTGATGTTgatgtatttttctttcaaattaaaaatactttcttacctttaaaatcaataaaatataaaattgttgatCAAGGATTTTCTTCACTTTGCAAAAGTTCTTAagagtaaaaatacaaatttatccccaaagtaaaaagaaaaaaattattgtgttgCTAAATAAGGGTGTTTTggggtttttatattttactatatTGTACAAATATATCTAGAAGAGACAAAACATAAGCTTAGTATTTGAAGGTATTTCTATACTTTCATATgtgtattttgtttaattgtcaGGGTCACGAAGGCATTTTGATATCttgttatttttgaatttgttaatgtttaaaACTATTGGAGAGTACTCGGCACGCTCCAGCACTTGGTGGCATTCGCGCCATTCAAGCGACACATGTTACACATGGTGGACGTAATTGTTCGTCTGTCATCTTCTTAAATGCGTCaccttgttttatttcatttagagTGGCGCGTAGCAATTTACAGTAGTCGGATTATCATTGGTGGTCatttgattataaattttttcaatcttcattctcttaattttttatttcgttccttttccatttatataatttttatttttttcaatttagttcttcaaatgcaatttctcatatctttgatttttcatttatgtcctcatctttataaatttataattttatcctcgtcacttttgttgaatttttttctttcaattttatcattcaattaaattttatgttgtcttattttttataatttgacttttattcttttaattttttttttattatagctatttttcaattcaattaaatcctcctattgataatttttatccctctaattcatgttttttctcaccctcaattttttggatccttttgtgtaattacttttttccttgattttatctttcgacatttaattttttgaagaattCAGCTTTGTACAATTTATTGTTctgcattagttttttttaaaatattgttttgtgattattttgaagttttttccatGGACATATCCTAGTTTTATGACCTAAGCTAcaattttgtatgtttttttttaatataagttttttttagttgttgtgtttctattttatttttcaaggtactattttaattcatttataattttttttatacaaataaaatttattttttaaaataaaaaaacatttatttttaaat
This genomic interval from Populus alba chromosome 1, ASM523922v2, whole genome shotgun sequence contains the following:
- the LOC118057971 gene encoding membrane protein PM19L, with the protein product MASQQIIKHVASLLLVLNFCMYVIVLGIGGWAMNRAIDHGFIIGPGFDLPAHFSPIYFPMGNAATGFFVMFALIAGVVGVASAIAGLNHIRTWTGDSLPSAASAAAVSWTLTLLATGFACKEIELSIRNARLRTMEAFLIILSATQLLYMAAIHGASSFRRP
- the LOC118057969 gene encoding uncharacterized protein, producing the protein MPSGAKKRKAAKKKREQEANNNNSSISTNNPQGNDDPKSHDERESDGGEVGTPVSQDQHNHQHPFNEGNGESEKGGPKPSNSLADQNKPMEVVTGDAEGSLKVESEDNIAVNIEREVNSKQNVESKNVFIEHVDSSKESHDEDDGSSSSCSFSNESQALEKKSKEANDEEKENGSFSEDVKQIPENEKPVKEADSNSVLETASADLVNPVVPISETAKVVIEIAQVENPEVLEVVESGFEEDEDKLLPVSNEIAEVSPAIVVPKKNEDKVFPISDENVRASANVAGSSAYGNVGKTLVSSASHSAETGNGEEKTIYTDARQSTENKPLLACGPRLAERTSWMSCCGIFDALTGSK